In Magallana gigas chromosome 1, xbMagGiga1.1, whole genome shotgun sequence, the sequence TTCCTTGTGTCACTTATAGTGCCTTTGCCTTCAAACTTCCTCACAAGTCTGTAAATTAGCATTCTGTTGAGCATTTTAATTTCAGGATGTCGTTTTCCCATTGTCCTTATGACTAAAGTCACAGATTTACACTCATAGTAAAGTTTGACAATTTCTGCCAGCTGTTCACATGAAGGTTTCATCTTGATAAGTGTGATGAcatcattatgacgtcataataattAACTGATCGTTAAACAGAATTTCCCGAACTTttctcaaataaaattaaaacttatacACTAGATGTtgacaaaaaatcattaaaattgctTTTAATCTAATAAAGTTATTGATGATTAAAAgtgtaacatatgttttggGACACCCTGTATAACACAATTTCTTGTGTGCTACACAAAACAGTGAAACAAATCATCACACATTTGGCACAACTCTAAGGGACATCTCTGTCAAACCGTCCAGTTTCTCATGAATGTTATAAGATacattaaaaactgaattttgtacaatagagTACATATTTTGAAATGGCAAAACTTGTTCTAAGATACCCATTGATGACACgtcatatataatacatgtatacgtgaTATCACTCACTCCATGAACTATCCCCGAACACATTAGTATTTAAATTCACGCTACAAAAACgttaagtttatatatataagactttaatttgttaaaacaaatgttaacgatatattatagattatagaaaaaaagttgaaattttcaagaaGTATATACTGGTTTATAAATAGTATGTTTAAGTAAACGATTAGAGTTCTTAGGTTCTTTAATTTCTTGAAGCTTTTATATTGACatcaatttagaaaaaattcCAAAAGAATTCGGTCTCGGATATAAGTATTTTttcacatattgtttttgtttagatGAAAACAACATGTACTTTTAGTACAAAATGGAATTTGTCTGCCATTTCATTGCTATCACAAAAGATACACCATTTTTCATGAATTGAAATGTCTATCCATTTTCTATTTTCACTTTTTCTCTAAAAGGTTTCATGAATAATGTATACAACAAACaacaatttcaaagaatgtCTCCTATCTTCTCTCTTTAAGGTATGGTAAAATTGGCTCATCTGCAACAAATGTTATAAACAAATTTATaccttaatttatttaataataccGACATGATAATACTTGATGACATATCTATAAAAAcgataaacaattttaaatattatttacagtTTTCAATGTTAAGGGTATGTTGACTCCATTATATTGGATATCTGTTCGTTTTATGTTTATATGGATTTAGCAGAGTAAAACGTGTTTAGCATTTTGTCAACACtcaacataatacaatatattagGATGATTACAGAGTGTAAAATATACTTGTGTTAGTTTCTTCATTTCATGTCAGTTGTAATGCACAGATCACTTTCAGCTACAGATATTAAAAAAGTGACAACAACGTATACTCGATTAAAAGCAGGGTAGATTTGTACAAATAGATTTCAAACCTGTCAATATAGAAGCTTTATCTGAACTTACCGGCTTGAGTTGAGATAGATAAGGCATCCCTATAAGGAGGCTGCgtgtgttcatctacaacatGGCATTGTCAATGGTTGgttaataaaaatcatacatattATGTAACAATAGAGCTGGATCTACATATAAAAGGATTAAActaattacatttatattttctataatatttaCTGCAGtgtctattattttaattcaGCTGACGTGACCAAAACATTacttattacaaaaaaatgctATTCATAAACCAATCGTAATTACtaagacttacctgtcagatcACTCTGTCTGGTGATGTATCTAAAGACACTCAGCTTGTTGTCCCATGATCCAACCCAAAGACAAtcagtgttgacatcataactcaggctgaGTGGTTCACCCATCTTTTTTCCAATctgtcagtagatgtgacagaaACTGACCGTCTTTGTCTATCATCTGAAGTGTGTTGCTTAAACCATCACACACCAGAATGTGTGACATTgtgtcagtacagattccacatGGCCAAAGACCTGAATTTGATGGATgccctgtgtaggagaaacgatgtcttcatccacgctctgtcaccccTACAGCTCTATTATTGTCAGACACCACAACATCTAAATTGCTGTTCTCTGCTATATAGATAGGATCACTTAACAGCCCCCTTTCTGTGTTGTCGCATTGTATTGTTTGTATCACTTGCCCGCtttggttgtaccgggttatcTTGCCTGTCCATGGTTTCTCTTTACAAATTCCGACCAaaagatccccagtggacggggacaAGTACACGCATTGTGGTTTCCATCTAgagtttattctttttattaatttggtggttgttttcatattcgTTGACAGTTTATTGATGTTAAAACCcttatctatataaatcaattcgccctcactgttcactgtgtgtaatccatGTAATAAATCACTACATAAATCCTCCACACAATGAAGAGGACAACCTTTTATGTTTGTCAGGATGAGGTTGTGTCCATCACTGACTTAGATCttgtctgatgtcacacaggaaatatGATAACAACCATCGACAGTTGTTAGTGTAAGAGAGTAAAGTAAATCAAGAGAAGACATCAGTTTTAGCAAACGATCGTTTTCTATGCGTCGGTTTCCATCCTTTGTAATTTGGATTTCACTCAATGAATACATCTCTTTCTCTGTTGTTTGTCTCAGTCATTAAGAGCTGGCTGTTGTGGTGATATATTTTGGGCTGGCGTGCTGCCTTTATGGATAATAGAGTTTGAATGGTCCAAAGAACAATTCTCATACACAAGGACTTTACAAAGTTTACAATACTTTTTATACACGTCTCGAATTTTTCAGAACAAAGGGAAGAAGTGATGTATATTCTAAATGTTCGCACGTGTACTACAGCAAGAATGAGTCCTCCCAAAAATGGATTTTTAGGAAAAAGTCCATACATCACAATATCATGCTAATCAAAGTTGAAGAGGATAATGAAAAGGAAGAATGCCAGGATGTACTCTTTCAAGAAAAAAGGCACAATTCTCTTTATACATGGAGTGGATTCAGTAGTCATCAAAATGTTTTTCGAACATAACATTAAGATCGAGGTTATTTTTTGAAGATGCTAAAATtgttatgcaaaaaaaaaaataaaaaaaaaataatgaaccgTTATCCCTCAGAAATATTAATTCTTAAATTACAGTTAatactattatcataaaaattaacAGAATCTTAATTTTACAaggaacatacatgtaattcttgTTTTAGAATAGCACCATATAATTTGtctttaaatcttaaattttaatACACAAGAGACACTGTCCTACATACATTAGATTGTTATGGTGTATAATGTCTATACTTCAGAAAATCTGTCCTACATGCTACATGGTTTCATGGTGTAATACGACACCTGTTTACCTTTGCTCGTGTCAATGGCATTCATCAAACTGTAAGCTGAGCGGTGTGTATGAAGGAAACTGTTTCGAAATTTTAAGTCAAACAATTAAGCTGCCTTTAAAAAATCTGTCAAATGTAGATAAAAGACTTGGTATCAAATACGACCATTTAAAATGTCGATTGATGGATAAGACAAAATAACCTGCTCGCTTACAGCAGAGATgtgcaaacaaaacaaacaaaaaaacacttGTTGGAGATATCTGATTTACTTTATGGATGACACAAGGACACGTCTTATGACAGCCCCCGCCCCCTTTCAACTCGTCAAATATAGCCCacagagtatatatatatatatatatatatatatatatatatatatatatatatatatatatatatatatatatatatatatatatatatatttaaggtcACAGAGTCTTGCTTTTACAACTTAAAGTAGATTTACATAAAAGAAAcgcatattcattttaaatcattatgaCATACTTTATGACTTTAtatacaaaatgatttttatctaGAGGAGACTTAAGTTAGCCAAAGGTCAAAATCAATGGTGTTCTAGTATGGAGTagttataaattacatgtaatcagTTTATGCATatgacttttaaattattttttatttagagAAGACTTCAGTTAACCAAAGAATTATTTGCAAGTAGAAAGAACAGCACACTATGCATCATGTGTCCTTATTTCACGATCTTGTGTTGAGAGGTTGGGCTTTTCCAGggtcatattttatattttaacttaGAAATGCATTATTGTTTTCGTAATCTTATACATCCGAATGTGTAATAGAAAGTAAGTTGATCAATGTATGTTTCCTTCCCTTATGTACAAAGTTTAACGTATCTACAATTATTAAGACCTTTTCTAAATAGgctatatttaaaatttatacacTTGTaagatgatgtccgtaagctataactttattttaccttataagtaattattgtgatatcatttaaaatcctactttcattttcaataaaccAGCCTGAAATACCAAAAAATGAGAGTAGGGTGGtagacacgctttggcggatccaagttaGTGGGGTAAGCATCAAAATGCTGACTAGTCGGTTAATATCCTGTACATTACAAACTCCTCTCTTCAAATTGATTGAAATAGTTTGGTCCGGGTGTCATATATATCGtgcattttcatgaattttttttttgtttactctctgtttaattatgatttaaaatattaacaattaacatttgaaaaaaaagcaatGAGATTGACTTAGAGCTTTCTAGTCCTttgagtactttgatttatatatcCCTACATGTATAACAACATCTGGACTCATTCTGGGGCTTATAATTGTAATTGGGACATAGTTTAAACGATTGAACATCAGCAATATGTCAGAATGcttgcaaataaattaaattgtaagctatgaaactttttgaaacgcatttaaaaaaattaagaaatatgtaacatgtgtaaaatgCGTTTTTTGGACATTGTCAAcgctttttaatgaaaatatttttatcaagcatgtaaaatattcaatattagcccactaagaagaaaaaatgtgtttgttttggATTTGATACTTTAAACTTTTGGATATcaaaactggttttttttatgttttcttctTTAATAGCATGTATTAAACAgaaggattaaaaaaaataacctgaaattttttagggttttttgTTGTCGATGATTCATTACATACACAACtcggttatttaaaaaaagagtgAAAAATTGAAGTCTTCAATTACACTGTTTTGGATTGTTTACAGGAAAGGTGAACCACACAACATTTCAGAACGTTTATCACTTCCTGGTTCAAACATGTAGGAATTTGGAGGTAGACTTATAGAGTAATTAAAGAAGAATGGACTTGATATATGTTATCAATTATCTAGCAGGATTGTCATTAGCATATGCATTTGGTATGTACACGTGTTAAGTTCtctcttttaattcaaataacgCACAGTTTTCACTGTCCGCTAAGGTTGCACAATAGATGTTGCACAAACAAACAATAACATAACTTTTTaatgatacatatatttactgcttgttgtaattaaaaataaaagtatcattATGAACAATTCCTTTGATCTTCAAACgttgtttgtttattcatgtcAGTTTGCTAAACATAACATCCAGAACGCAACTTAGTCATGGTTCAGTAAATctgatcttttttttaagaTGAATACAATAGATTGTTACTAATATATCACatcttatttattttcagatgaCCTATCCTACAACAAATCCGCTACCCAATCTCATCCATACATAGGCACGATATATGAAGCAGGTAACGCAGTTGATAGAAACATATTAACGTGTATGAGGACACAGGATATAGGAACCACCTCATTGAAGAAGACTGTTTGGTGGAAAGTGGATCTTGGTGGAGTGTATAGTATATACAGCATTAACATACTGTTTAAAGACTACGATGGTTACGgtatgtaacaacagtttgcaCGGTTGGTGTATTCTTCTTTTAATATTGAGTATTGTTCGCTCGATACTGGctttacaaaaatgttaaatgaatatGAAGTCATGTTGCTTTGTGTTAGGaagtatattaaattatataaaaaaaaaatgtaaatcaagTTGAGCGCAAGCAAGGAAATAGGAGACTATTAAACTTTTTCTCCCTTAATACGagaaacaagtattccttttaaaggaatgatcggtaataatgatatattgatagctagaagcaatcaacatgatcagtttgatgtaaaataatttaaaaagtattgtatttttacaaaatatagaatattgcaaatctgtacaccataatttcatcattattaaCCGTCAACAaagttgattttgaaataaatttggggaaagccgtttgTAAACTCCTTGTccagttttatattttaaacgtaattattaaatgttaatgtatcttcttcttcttcagaatactgagtagggctctccAAAGAGCATTAAGacatatacaaagaaagagttgtattaaaatatttcaatgcgactgaaaaaattgaatgccatcataacttgatATTGAGGTCGCATTTTAACGTACatgtaaccttgtttataaatgaagccgtcttcctagctactattatgcaacatcaatagatcgaggttaGTTCATGGAGCATATTCTTATGATTGAGgccagttcatcgaggtcaactgcattattgaatgaatctttcgatcaaAATTCTTACGCTtaagacaaaatgtgcattcttgatttaacaggtcgaactgtattttatgtatgtttgcatctcttaaggtaaatgaattgaaataaaactgagtaaaatgttaaatatcatactaaaccaaacttcaagtttttataagaactacttatgcaagcggaatgtgtgcgcacgtggaagcatttgccggatgcctcatatggacacaacagtgattggccgaagccgatcacaaaaaagaatttaattgtATTCTGTTCGTTTGTAAACATTCTACATTTGAAACAATAAACACATTAAATTTGTATTGCGATTAATCTGCGAGTTCTCCGGGTCACTTTTATATCTTACAAGTAAAAATGTAATGATTTCGCTGACTTGCAtttcatatttgttaaatatatctgtaaaaatatgttcagaATGTTTTAAGATGATTTTTGAGAAGTAAGAGTCAGTATCgcaatatttcataataaaatcagtataATAATTCTGTATGTATTAATTCTGTATGTATTAAATCTGTTTTTTACTCACTTCATTTTCgtctaattttaaataaattacatagGTTCATTTAGATAACATATCATTTGTTGATATAGAATATTTTCATCTAAATTACCTTTGCATGTACTTTCAAAACGTAATAAAGGTAAAGAATATCCATTTGTTTATAGACcgtgatgaatattaataagaaattTAACTGGAATATGTTTTGAAGAGAACAGACAAAGTGGACGTTTTGCTGGATTCTCTTTGTATGTATCAACCACTGGTGATATTCGGGGGTCCACTTTGTGCTACAAGAATGGACCACAATTACCGCCCCTGAATTTTACAACAACGTGTACAGAACATGGACGTTACGTCATCTTTTATAACGAACGACTGGATGGAATAAGCTATCCAGAAGGATATGAAAAAACCAGTGTTTATACTGAACTGTGTGAAGTTATTGTACAAGGTAAAGATGACATGTACCTGAAgaaatacatgaataaacattgttttaacTTGTTCATGTAAATTAAGATTACCAGGCAAGTAGtaaaaaatcatatgatttttaaaaaaaagttctttttttcaattttataattttcagttATATGAAGTCATCTGATGATTTTAAGGCATTATAATTTAATGTTGACATCTTCCAAGTATGATTTCCTCTacttcttacggaaacttttaGTCAactcatagctctatagaaacagccagactgaaatatacacgccttgtttatcgattggtccaaatATACATCGGGTGAAACTGACAGGAAACTGACAGGACCGAAATCGACATGCAGTGTTTATCGACTGGTCGTAAGCTACAGTGACCTAAGATAAATCACGGAGTGCACAAAGTAATCATaatgatgccagactcaaaatCTCACATGAGACCATTTAGCtgtttcttttgtaaattaaCAGTGATTTAGTGAATTCTACTTACTTtcaataatcaatttattacttagttaaaagaaagatgtaattataaaacaacaaaatgctttctttgatgatttatgCGGGTTATGACGGTAGcgattattgcagaaaaaaataaataacccgcgcttttttctgcaatgtcgcaaCCTTCATATCCTAAAtgaaacaccaaaaaaaaacattttattattcaagaaaaagaaagaaatgtacCTCCATGCACTCAAATCCTcactttaaaaacattcaacaaTTTATTTGGTCTTCCCCATTTAAACGACTGTTGTTAATCCGGCGTGATTTTGTGTGACGTTTTTTTACCTTTCCCTAAGACccatccattattttcatctttattcaaaaacaacaaaaggcTACAAAACAGAatgattttccgctgtaatattttctagCGATAATTCCTTTATCCCCATGACAGAAAtatgtcagaactatggaatcTGTTTAAAcggtgtgggttttttttattcgtacTTGAAAAGCTATTAAAATTAATGTAGAATTCATAAACTTTATCGTAAAATGAGGAGGTcccagaaagtagttacagcatattATCCTTGActttttttgtacaagtattaaCCGTTAGCcgagacatttctaatgatcaaccaaaatttcagtgtcaatcgtagaattaaaAGTatgatacagagctcacaattctgctagggttgagtcatattttgttttcttttgtcagtttattacattcaacttaagattttaaCTTGATATTTCCTATTCActattaaaatgtaaacaaacaaacaaaaatgaactCATCTCTATTCAAAGACAGAATTGTGAGCAGAACtatttattttgcttataattcgaagcttggCAATCAAATATGGTTAATAAATAGAAAACTGTGAACAATCAAAACggaagaaacatgcactaaaacaTATGTATACcaacatatttccgtcagcgatatttaaaattatttaaaatgaatagccTCGAGTAAATACTGAGATTCTGAACTTAACACATTGCAATAATCAACCATTACGCAAAGATCATATCGAATTACCaaaagaatgaattgtatttcagaatGTTGTTTTTGCTTATTTAGCGCAGGTAAAATATCATATGTCTGATTTAcagaagtctctgtttgatttcatacttaaaaattaaaaaaaaaacaggccATAGTGCCTCAGGTTACAAAGCATTATGAAAATGaaacgaattttaatgataatcAAACCAAGCTAACACCAATGTCAAaagtgaaaactgtcaacgcaatgaaatatttcacctcaatttacttcagaAAATCGACATCAATGTATCACCGGAGCTTTAACTTTcatctcaggtgagctaaaaatgttttaatatttttaatgttttttgtatttaaacaaaGGATGTAAAAGTTCTGGTGTATTTGGCATTGACTGTGACAGATCATGCCCAGCCAACTGTAAAGACAACATGTGTAACGTAGAGAATAGATCTTGTGTAGGGTGTAAAACTGGATGGACAGGGACTTCTTGcgatacaggtacatgtatttaaatgttactaatttattgattatttaaagCTTGACATAATCCAATATTGTATGCTACAATTTTCTATTGAGTTAGTTGTCATACTTTGACTAGATATAATATAATAGATAAGCTAGATGTGCATTTCTCACCTGCTCTGATTTTCGAAGAGCAATGAAATAAATTAGTATCACAAATATCTCTAggaattttgtcattttaaccTTATTGCgtaatatattattttcttcaaatcatAAGTATTCGATAGATCTTAAAAGTGTATTTTATCAACCGTCGTCAATTCTTCAGTTGAACTAAGCTTTTTAAATTGTATGTGAAAGATCCTTTGTTAACTTATAAATGACTTCAGTACAAATAATCTTTTATTTGTCTTTTTGCTAACATCTAACGATACTTTCTCATTTTTAGTAATTATCTGTTCATGGACTTTATTC encodes:
- the LOC117686236 gene encoding multiple epidermal growth factor-like domains protein 10 isoform X2; translation: MDLIYVINYLAGLSLAYAFDDLSYNKSATQSHPYIGTIYEAGNAVDRNILTCMRTQDIGTTSLKKTVWWKVDLGGVYSIYSINILFKDYDGYENRQSGRFAGFSLYVSTTGDIRGSTLCYKNGPQLPPLNFTTTCTEHGRYVIFYNERLDGISYPEGYEKTSVYTELCEVIVQGCKSSGVFGIDCDRSCPANCKDNMCNVENRSCVGCKTGWTGTSCDTECMEGWYGVNCSQKCLEQCGDNSTCNHVTGLCDKRCDAGWTGTLCEKACQAGYYGENCSMPCSPNCKTCRNTDGLCSCKAGWMGHNCSIECTQSYGENCQYSCSLHCINQTCDRFNGNCLCDGKLGKHSGNRNTQQIWLFYPD